The genomic interval GATCTGGAGCTGCTCCTAATCCAGATTGTTTTCAACTACCATCCTCTCTGTAAATAATAGAAAAATTTTTCATCTGACTCCAGAAGCACTGCTCAAGGTTTTGTAATGCCTGAAATTTAGCTGTCTGAAATGTCATCCCCTGTCACCCCCTTgtctcagcttccctgcattatacaagagtcTGCCCCCTCCTAAACCTAGCAAAAATACAGAattcagctctcaatagagaaacaaAGGAAAAGAGTGAAGAAGATCCAAAGACTTCCCTCTTGCTGACAGAAAAATCTACGATGTAGCATTACACAGTGGCTAGGTCAGGTCCTCTATAGCGAGAGACATTCTTTACAACCACTCTTCACTCTTGCCAAAAGATTAAGTTACTAAACCCCCTCCAGTAACTCAAATTACACTAACCAGGTATATGAAAACTGCTTTTCTAAACTGGAAAGTCCCATTAAACCTTTAAAGACACCGTCtaaatcaggggtgggcaattaattttcccatggggccgcataagaaattgaaactatgctagagggccacgccatggcaaatttagctccacccacttctacgttgactccgcccattcccaatcatctttccatgtgccgcCACAAAGTATAAGTGTACCACAGCTGGATACCAATGACTTACTTTTTTTTGTGATTGAGCTAAGTAAGGGCTCTTGTTTTGTGGAGTAAGTTGTAGATTTTATTGCCACCATTTTTTATTATGTacaattcctttttttttgtggaaagaGAGGTGACCAAAAGAAAATTAACTCCTGCAATGTTATTGTGGCTTTCACTGTTCCAGATAAATAACGTCATATTTTGGACTTAACCGCTTGCAACACACTATGGAAACTTGTACGCTGGCTGTACCTGGTCATGATTTTCTAATACAGACCATCATTGTAATGTGTTCTCCTATCTTTACTTGTTATATTATGAACACTTATATTTACATCTAtggttggagagaaaaaaaaatctcactttATAATATTCTGTTCTCCCTTTTATTTAACCAGCACAACAAAAGTGCCACGTACTCAGTCGGGATGCAGAAGACCTACTCCTTGATCTGTCTAACAATGGATGACGACAAGAACCCAAAAActcaaaaagcaacaaaaaaattaTCATTCCTCAGCTGGGGATTCAGAAACAACCAGAAAGCAGCAAGTACCCTGTGCCTCCCTTCTGCCAGTACTGGAAAACCCCAAAGCAGCAAACTTTTCCTTTCACCCTACGACAGCCGGGCATGCGACAGTGCGATGTACTGACCGTCATGTTCCAAAAGACTCCATAGACAACTGTGACAATCCCATGAGCTGTGACAATTATTATAAGTTAAACATATTCTTCttaataaggattttttttttgcatcctatACTGGCAAAGAGTCATAGGAAGGTAGGAATGTTCTTTTACAAAAGAACTAAACTGTCAGGTTTCTAAATCAAGGAACGTGTTCTTAAATTGATGCTAAATTTAATTGTAATTTTTTACTATTATGTAATCATCTTTATAAAATCTGTTTGAGATCTAAATCATTAGCAATTTCTACTATCCAATGCCAGCTACAGAGGATTGTAGATAATTATTGTTCTTGGAGACTAACGATCGATAAGATCTTCATGTAAAATGTATTGCTGCTATATGGGAATACAGTATGCAGCCTCCAAGAACAATTCTAGAAGGTGAAACACCGCCACCTGCAGGTCATGGGCAAGTAATGCACCACTGCAGTGCTTGCATTCTCTAGTAGATGATGACGATGACATTTGTTGTATGACATTACTtagaataatttttattttacatatagtACAAATGTTTTTCAGCTCAGTTCTTATACTCATGGACCAAAGAATAAGGTACTTGTACAATGAGAAGGGATGCTGGTATACACTACCCTCACTTTCCTCCAGATGCTGCTATAGACAATGTTATCACTGCTTAAACTACAGTAAAAGTGTATGCCAGTGAGACTATTTCAAATGTCTGTGACTTTAACCACTATCTTTTATGATGCTGAATGTCTTGTAATATTGTATGTTTTCTTTCTATATTTATATGTTGTTTATATGGTATTATTGATAATGATGTAGCTGAAATCAGCATATGAAGATTATTACTGTAGGTCAGTGGTCTGCAGTCCGTGTCTCTCCAACTGCTGTTATATAACCCCATAAAGTCCTGGCAGGCGtaattccccccaaaaaaagttgAGTGCTGTTATTTGGTCAAACAAACCCAGAGACTTCTCCTCATAATGCGCTACTGTCATGTATTAGCTAGGGAGCTACTGAAACAGTATATACAACTTAACCATTACTTTGctagaaaagtcatttttcatAGATGCAACTTAAAAAAGCAAAGCGTAAAACATTTTAATCATGTCTTTTGTATATAAATCCCCCCTACTATAAGGAAAGTTAGTACAGATTGTAAATATTTGTTAAAACATAGATTTTATGGTTtatacgttttgtttttttaggtTTATATATGGTTGTATATATTTAAGTGTATTTAAGAGTAAATATGTAAATGCCTGTTTCTTGATCATCATATAAGATATATTGTTGGTGCCACAGAAAGCTGAAATTGCCATTTTAAAGGACCCTGGTGCCTGCAAACTTAAATACTGATGTTTAGAAAACCTGTTACTGGTTGAGGTTATGTTGTGCAATATTTAGTATGAGGTTTCATTAAAAAATAAGATCAACTGAAGTAATGTTTGGTGTTTTTATTGGCATGATTAATAGCTACTCTATTACAACAATAAGGCCATAGGATaacaccaccactagggggcagtagcATGCACTTCAGTACAGAGACCTGTTGGCAGAATTACTTGTCCCTTCTcggtgttagggtgcatgcacactgagtaacgccgggcgtgtatgagagccgtacacgccggcattacggcagactgccgaacacttcccattcacttcaatgggagcgctcgtaacagcggcgtttacgagcgctcccattgaagtgaatgggaagtgttcggcagtctgccgtaatgccggcgtgtacggctctcatacacgcccggcgttactcagtgtgcatgcacccttagaaacaAATGCACCACAATACTACATATTAAATAAGTAATTACAATAGACTAAGGGCCAAGATGCAAGTCAGCTACAGCCTGAGGGCAAGTGCAAAAACCACATGATCAATACAGATTAAAGTAGGGCTGAGCAATGTCTGcctaaaaataaagtttaaatttttttcaagCTTATAGATGAATCTTTTCATATTTCAGTAAGttggcttgggggggggggggggcagggcacGTGAGAGATATTTCATATAGGTTGATCACAGATTGCTGAGACAGGAAAAATTTGCATGGAAGATATCAGTTAATGTTGGCACTGCTCCAGATGTTTCACAATTCTTATAAAAATAAGAACAACAATTCTTTATAATGGTAAATCAATCTGATTTATGATATTCTCAAGACCGTTAGGCTTCTGATGATGTTTCGATCTAAGTTCTCTATGCAGACAGACAATATCATTGTTGAATCAAGACTGTGTAAAGAAATTATGGATGTTGCTTGCAATTCCTCGTCCCACAACAGCCTCTAAGTCCCTGAGAGAAGTGTTGGAGAGTTGCTGTATGCTTGGAAAGTACTGAAGGAGCTGAAGAGCCTTCACCTGTCCCACACTTGGTAtcttctgtacagtctgcagaacACTGGCTTCAGAAAGATGACAGCGCTTCTTGCCAATGAAAGGGTTGCTGCTTCCTTCTCTGCTTCGTTCCTGTACCtgtagaggattttttttttcttgttaaagTCAATTCTGATTTGGCATTTAAAGCATTTTACCTAGTGATGGCAACTCCACCAGAAGTCTgttcttaaagtggttttccaggttaaaaatattgacgacctatcctaagggtaagccatcaatatcagattattgCTGCTCTGTAGTAACCTAGTCTGGCTACTTCACAGAACACAGTTTGCTTTGGTCATTAGTCCTTTTagccaggaaacccctttaggctgaggaccTATGTTGTGAATTTGCGGCATTTTGCCTGCAACGGAAACACCATGGTAAAAatcacagtacctgcaaaaaCATCCGCGGCGGTAATGTTGCAACATCAAAAGCtgttacatttttgtaaatctcagcaagtcaattatatctactatatctgtataggtataagaggtagaatgtccgcagaggaaaactctgtggcctttatgtgaaaagtgctgcgggaaaaaaaaaattcctatttcCACAGCAGCTTGCTATGAGGGGCTTTTGGCTAAATCGGTTGTTTACCTTAAAGGTGTGTGTGTCTTGTGAGCCTCACCAATTTATAGAATAAAAAGGTCTGCAAAGCTCCTTTAAGCATCATGTCCTTTCATCTTCCTATCATTGATGTAGCTCTTTGATGACCGAAATACATATAATTATGTTTCAGTTGGAACATAAATATAAGTGGTGCTCTttaatggcagattttgctgtactgCCTGATCTTCCTGAAATAACAAGGAGCTGCAGTGATCAACTCACTGTGACAAAAAATAGAAGTTgaccacttaaaaaaataaataaattttagtaCACTGtcaaattgatttcaatgtttacTAATAAAGCGATCACCACTTTTCTGTAGTTTGTGTTAGATGAAAATCCATGTCAACAGTTTCTTCAACagcatcaataataataataaatactacaTTTTATCAATCTGCACCTTCCTAAGTAACAGGACACAAGAAAAGGTTCAGTGTTTTATAATGGAGGAAGCAAAGTAACTGCTCACATGATCCACCTGGAGCCATATTATGGACAGAAGTCAGAAGATACCTGTcattacaggagatatattatcaACTAACAAAAATAAATGCAGAACTAATGATTAAAGAAATATTACTGAGTTTACATTGTATTAACATTTTACCTAAAGAGGCCACCCCCTTTAACAGATGTGAAAAAGAAACTGGGGAATTGCGATGGGCCAAAAGTAGACAACTTCCTTCCTGGATTTTAGAAACCAGTGATGTTGAAGCCACTGACATCACGAGTATCCGACTGTAACATAGGAGGATAGACTCCTGTTGGAGGGGTGTGTGGCTTTAGCTTAtaatgtgcacatatatatatatatatatatatatatatatatatatatatatatatatatatatatatatatatatatatataacggaaaaatggcctaagtccacattttgtcatatttcaaattattacctagaaagcttctttgtacctcgttctatgcattgggtttacaaggtacctaggattaatgacctaagtccatatatttcaatgcagaagaatttacattcaatggaataatggcctaagtccaatacaaacttacttacttcactctcgttggtcattttttcattgaaatcgtgacttccgatctgttgtttatattagtgtaaaaactttgtcttattgtttaaaaggctctaaatcgacttttgcacatatttagcgccgaaaagggaggcaggtaattatgattcttcatcgtttaataatagtagtaattaataatattaaataaataatatttatacatgaagctgcaatttttttaataaataatacaatttatgattaggattaacggtgttcattagctgattacattggatagatatattccacaataatgcccgtttgctttaggctaaaactttaaatttcgtttttctcacaatattgatttttggacttaggccatttttccgttgagctctttatatatatatatatatatatatatatatatatatatatatatatatatatatatatatatataggaatgcTGCgctatgtggcattatactgtgaaggggcaTCAACTAGGTATTATACCATTCAGAGGCTGTTAAAGGAGGTATTATTCTTTGTTGGGACATAAATGAGGaattgtggtgtgtgtgtgtgtgtgtgtggacacCAATAGGAAATTGTATCACATGGAAGATGCTacatcctcatttgcatatttataaatcCCTTTTTTAAAGGAAAAGGTGAATCTACTGGACTATCTAAAGGTATGAAGCTTCTCAACAGAATGTCCTCTACAAAGCACTCTAGCTAGTTTAGTATTGAGTTTaatggtgacaaactccctttaaagaggaccttttatcacctccaccaaatcaagttcttagcatccgttagtaggcgccactccactgattccagcacagttggaattttctctcaagCTCCCATGGtttctgagcaataagtgcagttagttttggtgcctgatgtgctatttaaggtctgtaatgtcagaagggcggtatcAGGCAGAGGACATGATACAGAGGCCTGCTTGCTCCGGCCTGACACCACCTCCCTGACAGAAAAAAGTCTAACTAGCATTTCAGGCATCAAAAATAACAGCACTCGTTATTTGGGAACCGTGGGggccagagaaaaaattccaactgtgccagaatcagtggagctatGCCTATTAAAAGAGGCTAAGAACTACAATTGGTGGAAAGTACGGTGGTGAAAGTCCCTCTTTAAAGGGAAAACCTGCTTTAGGGTAAGGTCACACagcttaatatatatatttattataattagtTTTATACGCTATTTACTTACTAAATGAAAGATTAGTTGAGCTGCTTCACTTTGATTCATAACAGGAAGTAATGCCATGCCAAGTTCCAGCACCACAAAGTTCTGCACTGGAGGAAAGTACTGATCACTAAGACGTGTCCTCTCAGCTATAACAACACCTTTTAAGTTGCTggcctaaaaagaaaaaaaaaaaaaatagggcatTCAGTCATGTAACTTAACAACATTCTGAGATTCAAATAAATGCTGATTGATCAGTTTTGCCAGTCTATGACATCGATATAAGTAAACTGCATGAGAACAATCCCATAACATGCAGTTTCCTTGTATGCCCCGTGTTATAGAAGTTATATAGTAGGCATTGTAAAAGACTTACCTTTCGAAAGCGGACAAGTCTTCTTTTGAAGGCGTTTCCTGACACCAGGTCACTCTCAGATATATACAGCACACAGGTTCTGTTTGACAGATGGAAGTCTACTAGTCCCAAACCATCTTCAAACACCAGCTTTACTTTACCTATAGAAAATTTATATTTTAGCTGTTATGAGTTGTCACCCAATGTTTTCCATAACAACTCAAGAGTCTGTAAAAATTTGGGTGGCAACTTTACTGCAAAGCAAAGTTGGTTCAGTTCAAGTTGTAACTTCAGAATAATTTTTTTCCCAATATGCTTGTGCTGTAGAAATGGCAGGGCTGAATATGTACGTGTGCACTCAATTTCTAGTTTTCTTTTCCTTTGTGGTCCTAATGTGGCCATATATGTGATGCATCCTTTACATCTCCTGCTCTCTTCCAGAACTATAAGCGTTCGCCATGTGCCCCTATTCAGTCTGGAAACTCAGTGTAAAGCAGCAGATCATGGAAAATTATTTTGAATTGTTTACACATTTTATTATATTCCAAGCACAACTTTTCCACCAGATCTGTCATCTACTCTTATCTGCAACTGAGCAGCAGATGAATTATTACTCAAATGACTGTCTGTAGCCTCATTGCTTCCTCATGGCACCAGTAAtacactagtaaaaaaaaaaaataacaaaagaaatACAGTATTAAGGGAACCTGTGCAATTTAATGCCATGATGTTCTATGCGCCTTGAATACCGCTAGCCATTATCAAAATACCAAAAATAGACAGCAACAAAGAAATGCTGGTAAATACCTTTAGATTTGtccattttctgcatttttttaaaaatatttactgGTAATCATGGAACAAAAATACATGATGCAAGCCATGCACATAATACATCATGGCATCAAAATATGTGGGCATcctgagtatttttttttaaatgtagattgtgagccccatatagggatcacaatgtacattttctttttcctatccgtatgtctttgtagaatgggaggaaatccacgcaaacacgaggagaacatacaaactccttgcagatgttgttcgtagtgaatattttaaatttttgactCCTATTATCAGGTATGCAATTAAGGTCAGGGAATTTAATATGGCATACTACTGAACAGGAGCTAAAAAGAAGCACTGCAATAAAAGCACAGGGGGAAGATACGTACCAGTAATTTGTATAAAGGGGAATGTATTAAGGTGGTGTTTTGTCCACCATTCTTAATCAAATCACCCTTCTGACACAAGAAGCACCTGAATGATTAAGAGGCTCCAGCGAAGGAGTGCGCCAAAGTTGAAGAATAGATTTGTGGTATAATGCATGCCAGTTTCCTGGGGGTGAGCCATATTAAATTTATTGGCTCCTCAGCCTCCCCATCCACCTTCGCCTTCTGTAAAACGTGCCAAGCAGGGCACAGAACCATCAATGTGGGGCATCTTTGGTGTAAAAAGAAGGGCTGTGTGCCAATAATATGCAACATTTACACCCATCTGCACCAAAAAATAGTTTAGTTGGGTTACTAAATGCCCTACTCAATCTTTTTATACCCGGATTAGTGGTAAATGATGACAAAAGCTGAGAACTGACAAAAACAAAACTATGTGCCAGTAAAATGGCTGCCATTTTGCCTATGTTTATTGCTGAACAGTGCACATAAAACACACAAtggaattataatatacaaaCCGCTTTTTACATTTTGACACTAACACAGTGTCACTAAAGtgacttaaggctattcctgaggGTCCTCTGGTTTTcatccagcagagacccagtggctatggaaCTCACTAAGCTCCTGATTGGCCactatatttaaatacccgaaaTTGGCCAAACTATTACGGTGGATATcaggaaggggttgtccaggaagtacagatttctgccaggagaccagggaaggtgaaaagcaaacaaaccatactcacctgtccccagcactccagTGTCCCCCCGCCACAGTCTGATTCAGACAGAAAGGACTGGCAGGGGAACCATTGCTGGGTGTGCCCTGTGAGACTTTATAAACTCTGGAAGTGGCAATGGCCACACAGACAAcaaggaaagaaagaagaggcACCAGTAGCTGCAATCATCAGAAAAGGGTAAGAGGTACCAG from Leptodactylus fuscus isolate aLepFus1 chromosome 7, aLepFus1.hap2, whole genome shotgun sequence carries:
- the FAAP24 gene encoding Fanconi anemia core complex-associated protein 24, with protein sequence MSATQSTPVRAGASAVPYGHIIGSEKWRGSELAQLLQGKVKLVFEDGLGLVDFHLSNRTCVLYISESDLVSGNAFKRRLVRFRKASNLKGVVIAERTRLSDQYFPPVQNFVVLELGMALLPVMNQSEAAQLIFHLVQERSREGSSNPFIGKKRCHLSEASVLQTVQKIPSVGQVKALQLLQYFPSIQQLSNTSLRDLEAVVGRGIASNIHNFFTQS